Below is a window of Oncorhynchus clarkii lewisi isolate Uvic-CL-2024 chromosome 19, UVic_Ocla_1.0, whole genome shotgun sequence DNA.
CACAGCAAGTTGATACTCTGTTGTTCATTAATATTATACTAGATCAAGCATTATGCATCATTACATAATTGTATTTTAGAATAATAACTATGCAGGGAAATGCCCCCTTAGCTTTACACCTCTGATGCTCCCATGTCAtcatggtacagtgccttgcgaaagtattcggcccccttgaactttgcgaccttttgccacatttcaggcttcaaacataaagatataaaactgtatttttttgtgaagaatcaacaacaagtgggacacaatcatgaagtggaacgacatttattggatatttcaaacttttttaacaaatcaaaaactgaaaaattgggcgtgcaaaattattcagcccctttactttcagtgcagcaaactctctccagaagttcagtgaggatctctgaatgatccaatgttgacctaaatgactaatgatgataaatacaatccacctgtgtgtaatcaagtctccgcataaatgcacctgcactgtgatagtctcagaggtccgttaaaagcgcagagagcatcatgaagaacaaggaacacaccaggcaggtccgagatactgttgtgaagaagtttaaagccggatttggatacaaaaagatttcccaagctttaaacatcccaaggagcactgtgcaagcgataatattgaaatggaaggagtatcagaccactgcaaatctaccaagacctggccgtccctctaaactttcagctcatacaaggagaagactgatcagagatgcagccaagaggcccatgatcactctggatgaactgcagagatctacagctgaggtgggagactctgtccataggacaacaatcagtcgtatattgcacaaatctggcctttatggaagagtggcaagaagaaatccatttcttaaagatatccataaaaagtgttgtttaaagtttgccacaagccacctgggagacacaccaaacatgtggaagaaggtgctctggtcagatgaaaccaaaattgaactttttggcaacaatgcaaaacgttatgtttggcgtaaaagcaacacagctgaacacatcatccccactgtcaaacatggtggtggcagcatcatggtttgggcctgcttttcttcagcagggacagggaagatggttcaaattgatgggaagatggatggagccaaatacaggaccattctggaagaaaatctgatggagtctgcaaaagacctgagactgggacggagatttgtcttccaacaagacaacgatccaaaacataaagcaaaatctacaatggaatggttcaaaaataaacatatccaggtgttagaatggccaagtcaaagtccagacctgaatccaaatcgagaatctgtggaaagaactgaaaactgctgttcacaaatgctctccatccaacctcactgagctcgagctgttttgcaaggaggaatgggaaaaaatgtcagtctctcgatgtgcaaaactgatagagacataccccaagcgacttacagctgtaatcgcagcaaaaggtggcgctacaaagtattaacttaagggggctgaataattttgcacgcccaatttttcagtttttgatttgttaaaaaagtttgaaatatccaataaatgtcgttccacttcatgattgtgtcccacttgttgttgattcttcacaaaaaaatacagttttatatctttatgtttgaagcctgaaatgtggcaaaaggtcgcaaagttcaagggggccgaatactttcgcaaggcactgtatattttcatAGAACTGTACCATGTCATTATATATTCTTTACTTAAATCAGTGTATCTATGTGAACAATCCATCTGTAAATATTGATGTACAATTGTAGGGGAGAGCAGGGATGGTTGCAACCCTTTTCACTTTACATCAGTTTCTCAGAGATCCTTTATGGTAGTGTGTCCAAAACTTGATACAAACAACCTACATCTGTCCTTCACAAATTGGTGTGGTTATTATCGATGTAAATCAAACTGCAAATGCATGGTGTTGTCTTAAATACAAGGAGTGAAGTGTTACAATGTACCCCATTGTCTGGGTTAGTTGTAACAGTGCTTGGGGTGAATTGTAACAGACTGAAGAAGTACATAAATCATGACATGCAACTAATTATTGAACGCCTTTATTGCGACCATGAGAGCAACATTGCATGTTCAACATTGTGTTTGgtagaaataataataaatataaataataaaatgGTTATTTTACCCTAAACTTAATGGTCTTGCTCAACCAAACAACAACTAGGCTAAACtaagcacctgtgtgtgtgtgtgtgtgtgtgtgtgtgtgtgtgtgtgtgtgtgtgtgtgtgtgtgtgtgtgtgtgtgactgaatgtTGGACGTGTTCACTAAATTAGAGTCACAGTTGTGGCAGTGGTATGGCTGTCCTGGGGTACAGGCTTGGTGGGCCCATAATTTGCATTCCCAGCATTGCACCCAGACACCCTTGGACTTGGAATTGTTAAAGTGCTTCATGCACACAATGCAGAAGTTTTCGAGGATTTGGAATCTTCTTCTGGCTCAATGTGCTTTTTTGGGGCTTTTTTCTTAGGCAGGAGAgttgtttgttgttgttcaaTGTGTTTTGTCTTGGCTTTCTTCATTCCAGTTTTTTTTAGGCAGGGCCATTTTTATTTTTGCCTTCTGAGTGCATGGCTTTTTATCTGTCAAAATCATTTTTTCTCCTCTTCCTACCCCTTGTTGTAATTTTCATTGGCCAACTGTGTTGAAATCAGCAGAGTAATCAGGTGTTTCCCAGCCACAGACTGAGAGGCAGCTGGAGGGgtggcctgagaggcagctggagaggtggcctgagaggcggctggagaggtggcctgagaggcggctggagaggtggcctgagaggcggctggagaggtggcctgagAGGGGGCTGGAGAGATGGCCTggagaggcagctggagaggtggcctggagaggcagctggagaggtggcctgagaggcagctggagaggtggcctgagaggcagctggagaggtggcctggttaggcagctggagaggtggcctgagaggcagctggagaggtggcctggagaggcagctggagaggtggcctgagaggcagctggagaggtggcctgagaggcagctggaggGGTGGCCTGAGAGGCAGCTCGAGAGGTGCCCTGAGAGGCAGCTGTAGTGGTGGCttgagaggcagctggagaggtggcctgagAGACAGCTGGAGAGGTTGCCTAGAGTGGCAGCTGGAGGCGTGGCCTGGAGAGACAGCTAGAGGGgtggcctgagaggcagctggagaggtggcctgagaggcagctggagaggtgccCTGAGAGGCAGCTGTAGTGgtggcctgagaggcagctggagaggtggcctgagAGGCGGCTGGAGAGGTGGCTTGAGAGGGGGCTGGAGAGATGGCCTggagaggcagctggagaggtggcctggagaggcagctggagaggtggcctgagaggcagctggagaggtggcctgagaggcagctggagaggtggcctggtgaggcagctggagaggtggcctgagaggcagctggagaggtggcctggagaggcagctggagaggtggcctgagaggcagctggaggggtggcctgagaggcagctggagaggtggcctgagaggcagctggagagatGGCCTGGAGAGGCAGCTGGAGGGgtggcctgagaggcagctggaggggtggcctgagaggcagctggagaggtggcctgagaggcagctggaggggtggcctgagaggcagctggagaggtggcctgagaggcagctggagaggtggcctgagaggcagctggaggGGTGGCCTGAGAGGCAGCTCGAGAGGTGCCCTGAGAGGCAGCTGTAGTGGTGGCttgagaggcagctggagaggtggcctgagAGGGGGCTGGAGAGGTTGCCTGGAGTGGCAGCTGGAGGCGTGGCCTGGAGAGACAGCTGGAGGGgtggcctgagaggcagctggagaggtggcctgagaggcagctggagaggtgccCTGAGAGGCAGCTGTAGTGgtggcctgagaggcagctggagaggtggcctgagaggcagctggagagatggcctgagaggcagctgcagaggtggcctgagaggcagctggagaggttgCCTGGAgtggcagctggagaggtggcctgagaggcagctgAAGAGGTGGCCTGGAAAGGCAGCTGGAGGGgtggcctgagaggcagctggagagatggcctgagaggcagctgcagaggtggcctgagaggcagctggagaggttgCCTGGAGTGGCAGCTGGAGAGGTAGCCTGGAAAGGCAGCTGCAGAGGTGGCCTGGAGAGGTGTCCTGGAGAGAtagcctgagaggcagctggagaggtggcctgaatggcagctggagagatggcctgagaggcagctggagagatggtccgagaggcagctggagagatggcctgagaggcagctggagagatggcctggagaggtgtcctggagagatggcctgagaggcagctggaggggtggcctgagaggcagctggaggggtggcctgagaggcagctggagaggtttgcctgagaggcagctggagaggtttgcctgagaggcagctggaggGGTGGActgagaggcagctggagaggtggcctgagaggcagctggagaggtgacctgagaggcagctggaggGCTGGCCTGAGAGGCAGCTCGAGAGGTGCCCTGAGAGGCAGCTGTAGTGgtggcctgagaggcagctggagaggttgCCTGGAGTGGCAGCTGGAGGGGTGGCCTGGAGAGACAGCTGGAGGGgtggcctgagaggcagctggagaggtggcctgagaggcagctggagaggtggcctgagaggcagctggaggGGTGGCCTGAGAGGCAGCTCGAGAGGTGCCCTGAGAGGCAGCTGTAGTGGTGGCttgagaggcagctggagaggttgCCTGGAGTGGCAGCTGGAGGGGTGGCCTGGAGAGACAGCTGGAGGGgtggcctgagaggcagctgtagtggtggcctgagaggcagctggagaggttgCCTGGAgtggcagctggagaggtggcctgagaggcagctgaagaggtggcctgagaggcagctggagagatGGCCTGAGAGGCAGCTGCAGAGGTGGCCTGGAGAGGTGTCCTGGAGAGAtggcctgagaggcagctggagaggtggcctgaatggcagctggagagatggcctgagaggcagctggagagatggtccgagaggcagctggagagatggcctgagaggcagctggagagatggcctggagaggtgtcctggagagatggcctgagaggcagctggaggggtggcctgagaggcagctggaggggtggcctgagaggcagctggagaggtttgcctgagaggcagctggagaggtttgcctgagaggcagctggaggggtggcctgagaggcagctggagaggtggcctgagaggcagctggagaggtgacctgagaggcagctggaggGCTGGCCTGAGAGGCAGCTCGAGAGGTGCCCTGAGAGGCAGCTGTAGTGgtggcctgagaggcagctggagaggttgCCTGGAGTGGCAGCTGGAGGGGTGGCCTGGAGAGACAGCTGGAGGGgtggcctgagaggcagctggagaggtggcctgagaggcagctggagaggtggcctgagaggcagctggaggGGTGGCCTGAGAGGCAGCTCGAGAGGTGCCCTGAGAGGCAGCTGTAGTGGTGGCttgagaggcagctggagaggttgCCTGGAGTGGCAGCTGGAGGGGTGGCCTGGAGAGACAGCTGGAGGGgtggcctgagaggcagctgtagtggtggcctgagaggcagctggagaggttgCCTGAGAGGCAGCTGAAGAGGTGGCCTGGAAAGGCAGCTGGAGGGGTGGCCTGGAGAGGCAGCTGGAGGGGTGGCCGGAGAGTCAGCTGGAGGGgtggcctgagaggcagctggagaggtggcctgagaggcagctggagagatGGCCTGAGAGGCAGCTGCAGAGGTGGCCTGGAGAGGTGTCCTGGAGAGAtggcctgagaggcagctggagaggtggcctgaatggcagctggagagatggcctgagaggcagctggagagatggcccgagaggcagctggagagatggcctgagaggcagctggagagatggcctggagaggtgtcctggagagatggcctgagaggcagctggaggggtggcctgagaggcagctggagagatGGCCCGAGAGGCAGCTGGAGGGgtggcctgagaggcagctggagaggttttcctgagaggcagctggaggggtggcctgagaggcagctggagaggtggcctgagaggcagctggagaggtgacctgagaggcagctggaggGCTGGCCTGAGAGGCAGCTCGAGAGGTGCCCTGAGAGGCAGCTGTAGTGgtggcctgagaggcagctggagaggttgCCTGGAGTGGCAGCTGGAGGGATGGCCTGGagagacacctggaggggtggcctgagaggcagctggaggggtggcctgagaggcagctggagaggtggcctgagaggcagctggagaggtgccctgagaggcagctggagaggtggcctgagaggcagctggagagatGGCTTGAGAGGCAGCTGCAGAGGTGGCCTGGAGAAGTGTCCTGGAGAGATCgcctgagaggcagctggagaggtggcctgagaggcagctggagaggtggcctgaatggcagctggagagatggcctgagaggcagctggagagatGGCCCGAGGGGTAGCTGGAGAGAtggcctgagaggcagctggagagatGGCCTGGAGAGGTGTCCTGGAGAGATGGCCTGAGAGGCAGCTGCAGAAGGGGCCTGGAGAGGTGTCCTGGAGATAtggcctgagaggcagctggagagatggcctgagaggcagctggagagatggcctgagaggcagctggagaggtggcctgagaggcagctggagagatggcctgagaggcagctggagagatggcccgagaggcagctggagagatggcctgagaggcagctggagagatGTCCTGGAGAGGTGTCCTGGAGAGATGGCCTGAGTGGCAGCTGCATAAGGTGCCTGGAGAGGTGTCCTGGAGAGATGCcctgagaggcagctggagaAGTGTCCTGAAAGGCAGCTGGAGAGAtggcctgagaggcagctggagaggtggcctgagaggcagctggagagatggcctgagaggcagctggagagatggcctgagaggcagctggagagatggcctgagaggcagctggagagatggcctgagaggcagctggagagatGGCCTGAGTGGCAGCTGGAGAGATGTCCTGGAGAGGTGTCCTGGAGAGATGGCCTGAGTGGCAGCTGCATAAGGTGCCTGGAGAGGTGTCCTGGAGAGATGCcctgagaggcagctggagaAGTGTCCTGAAAGGCAGCTGGAGAGAtggcctgagaggcagctggagaggtggcctgagaggcagctggagagatggcctgagaggcagctggagagatggcctgagaggcagctggagagatggcctgagaggcagctggagagatggcctgagaggcagctggagaggtgggcTGGATTGCAATCAGCTGCCCTCAAAAGATACTCTGACAACTTCTGCTCATCCATGAAGACCCTTGCATcagtccaaacacttaaaagacacaccagAGGGAATAAAGTAGACGGCACGGA
It encodes the following:
- the LOC139375513 gene encoding pneumococcal serine-rich repeat protein-like — protein: MERDQLQKLIERLNWENKAASQAISPAASQAISPAASQAISPAASQAISPAASQATSPAASQAISPAAFQDTSPAASQAATQAISPAASQAISPAASQAISPAASQAISPAASQAISPAASQATSPAASQAISPAAFQDTSPAASQAASQAISPAASQAISPAASQAISPGHLSRPLLQLPLRPSLQDTSPGHLSSCLSGHLSSYPSGHLSSCLSGHLSSCHSGHLSSCLSGHLSSCLSGDLSRTLLQATSAAASQAISPAASQATSPAASQGTSPAASQATSPAASQATPPAASQATPPGVSPGHPSSCHSRQPLQLPLRPPLQLPLRAPLELPLRPALQLPLRSPLQLPLRPPLQLPLRPPLQLPLRKTSPAASQATPPAASRAISPAASQATPPAASQAISPAAIQATSPAASQAISPGHLSRPPLQLPLRPSLQLPLRPPLQLPLRPPLQLTLRPPLQLPLQATPPAAFPGHLFSCLSGNLSSCLSGHHYSCLSGHPSSCLSRPPLQLPLQATSPAASQATTTAASQGTSRAASQATPPAASQATSPAASQATSPAASQATPPAVSPGHPSSCHSRQPLQLPLRPPLQLPLRAPLELPLRPALQLPLSCLSGHLSSCHSGHLSSCLSGHLSRTPLQATSAAASQAISPAASQATSSAASQATSPAATPGNLSSCLSGHHYSCLSGHPSSCLSRPPLQLPLQATSPAASQATTTAASQGTSRAASQATPPAASQATSPAASQATSPAASQATPPAVSPGHPSSCHSRQPLQLPLRPPLQLPLRAPLELPLRPALQLPLRSPLQLPLRPPLQLPLSPPLQLPLSCLSGHLSSCHSGHLSSCLSGYLSRTPLQATSAAAFPGYLSSCHSRQPLQLPLRPPLQLPLRPSLQLPLRPPLQLPFQATSSAASQATSPAATPGNLSSCLSGHLCSCLSGHLSSCLSGHLSSCLSGHHYSCLSGHLSSCLSGHLSSCLSGHPSSCLSRPRLQLPLQATSPAPSQATSPAASQATTTAASQGTSRAASQATPPAASQATSPAASQATSPAASQATPPAASQATSPAASQATPPAASQATPPAASPGHLSSCLSGHLSSCLSGHPSSCLSGHLSSCLSRPPLQLPLQAISPAPSQATSPAASQATSPAASQATTTAASQGTSPAASQATSPAASQATPLAVSPGHASSCHSSCLSRPPLQLPLQAISPAPSQATSPAASQATSPAASQATSPAASQATSPAASQATPPAASQSVAGKHLITLLISTQLANENYNKG